In a genomic window of Nodosilinea sp. E11:
- a CDS encoding response regulator, protein MVNRFKIGTRIGAGFALGLTILTLLGAVAYQTTTSLIRSAQRERASYQVLAYLADLEAELANAETGQRGYLITGQNQYLEPYNQALTQIDELEQTLRQLNPDDSAVYDRLDELNPLIEARLARLREGIEQRNTGGFAAAQAFILTDRGRQLMEQLRDLIADMRLAEEALLQERAAQAQLSAEQTLYTIALGIPASFVLLSLVGWALARNISQPLRNLSNTAEELARGNLAIDLPHSTAQDETGILTRTFNQMVTNLRETINANEEQRWLKSNLADLSQQLQGQRSLEALSSLVLTYVAPLVEAQQGLFYRLDSSGPAPRLALLSSYAYQERKHLANEFALGEGLVGQCALEKQRILLTEVPGDYIRIRSGLGAAPPLNIVVLPVLFENEVQGVIELASFQRFDELQLTFLTEAASVAGVMINAIAAYLETQRLLEQSQVLAEELRQQQEELLHSNQLLEERTESLQESELFLQQQQEELQQSNEELQQLNEELEEKAELLETQKQQVERKNQEIELARQALEDQASQLEQSSRYKSEFLANMSHELRTPLNSLLILAQMLSTNSDGNLTEKQVEYSRTIHSAGADLLDLINDILDMAKIESGTMHVSIESLAFTAIQLELTRTFQPMATSKGLGFEVVLDQALPTALSTDPRRLQQILKNLLANAIKFTDRGSVTVRMFPVGDRQIGLAVSDTGIGIAPEKQQTIFGAFQQADGTTSRKYGGTGLGLSISLQLAELLGGSMELESQPDRGSTFTLYLPLHYADAVTDGPEARDSAPERLLETVTLEQRPVLPAPPAETPIAPVASAPLPPLPDNLEDDRDRVQPEGEEQAADRVLLVIEDDPNFARILLEMARGQGFKVLIALQGQAGLALAQRFKPNAITLDLHLPDMAGLAVLEQLKHNPTTRHIPVHILTVDDQQQQEFQLGAIAHIQKPVSPEILTQTLIDIKQFVERQVRYLLVVEDDLVQAQSIIELIGGPEVTSTAVYTGAAALEALRSQPCDCIVLDLGLPDMSGFDLIEQIKQDPALVKLPIIVYTGKDLTEAEATQLRRLAETIIIKDVRSPERLLDETALFLHRVQTKLPPSQQQALERLQHSDSVLAGKKVLIIDDDVRNVFALTSLLEQYEIEVVFAENGRDGIATLQAHPDVNLVLMDVMMPELDGYETTRLIRQQDQFRSLPIIALTAKAMQGDREKCIEAGASDYITKPIDTDQLLTLLRLWLYT, encoded by the coding sequence ATGGTCAATCGCTTCAAGATTGGGACGCGGATCGGGGCGGGATTTGCGCTAGGGCTGACAATTTTAACGCTGCTGGGTGCGGTTGCCTACCAAACCACCACTAGTCTGATTCGCAGTGCCCAGCGAGAGCGAGCGTCTTACCAAGTCTTGGCCTATTTAGCCGACCTGGAGGCAGAGCTGGCCAATGCCGAAACCGGGCAGCGTGGCTATCTGATCACCGGGCAAAACCAGTACCTAGAACCCTATAACCAGGCTCTCACCCAGATCGACGAGCTAGAGCAGACGCTACGCCAGCTCAACCCCGATGATTCGGCAGTCTACGACCGTTTGGATGAGCTTAACCCGCTGATTGAAGCGCGCTTAGCTCGGCTGAGAGAGGGCATTGAGCAGCGCAACACGGGCGGGTTTGCGGCGGCCCAGGCCTTTATCTTGACCGATCGAGGGCGGCAGCTAATGGAGCAGCTGCGTGACCTCATTGCCGACATGCGACTGGCAGAAGAAGCCCTGCTTCAGGAGCGGGCCGCGCAGGCCCAGCTGTCTGCTGAGCAGACCCTGTATACGATCGCCCTGGGCATTCCGGCTTCGTTTGTGTTGCTGTCGCTGGTGGGCTGGGCCTTGGCACGCAACATTTCTCAGCCCCTGCGCAACCTGTCTAATACAGCCGAAGAGCTGGCGCGCGGCAATTTAGCGATCGACCTGCCCCACAGCACCGCCCAAGACGAAACCGGCATCTTAACCCGCACCTTTAACCAAATGGTCACTAACCTGCGGGAGACCATTAACGCCAACGAAGAGCAGCGCTGGCTGAAGTCTAACCTGGCCGACCTGTCGCAGCAATTGCAGGGACAGCGCAGCCTAGAAGCCCTATCTAGTCTGGTGTTGACCTACGTGGCTCCCCTGGTCGAAGCCCAGCAGGGCCTGTTTTATCGGCTTGACAGCAGCGGCCCAGCGCCCCGGCTTGCGCTCTTGAGCAGCTATGCCTACCAAGAGCGCAAGCACCTCGCCAACGAATTTGCTCTGGGCGAAGGGCTGGTGGGCCAGTGTGCCCTAGAAAAGCAGCGGATTTTGCTGACTGAGGTGCCGGGCGACTACATTCGCATTCGCTCTGGACTGGGGGCGGCACCGCCCCTCAATATTGTGGTGTTGCCGGTTTTGTTTGAGAACGAGGTGCAAGGGGTCATAGAACTGGCCTCGTTTCAGCGGTTTGACGAACTCCAGCTCACCTTTTTGACCGAAGCTGCCTCGGTGGCGGGGGTGATGATCAATGCGATCGCCGCTTACCTCGAAACCCAGCGCCTGCTGGAGCAATCTCAGGTGCTCGCCGAAGAACTGCGCCAGCAGCAGGAAGAGTTGCTGCACAGCAATCAGCTCTTAGAAGAGCGCACCGAATCGCTGCAAGAGTCAGAGCTGTTTTTGCAGCAGCAGCAGGAAGAACTGCAGCAGTCTAACGAAGAGCTACAACAGCTTAACGAAGAGCTAGAAGAGAAAGCCGAGCTGCTTGAAACCCAGAAACAGCAGGTCGAGCGCAAAAATCAGGAAATTGAACTGGCTCGTCAGGCCCTAGAAGATCAGGCCAGTCAGCTAGAGCAGTCGTCGCGCTACAAGTCAGAATTTTTGGCCAATATGTCTCACGAGTTGCGGACGCCACTCAATAGCCTGCTGATTTTGGCCCAGATGCTCAGTACCAACAGCGACGGCAACCTGACCGAAAAGCAGGTGGAGTACAGCCGCACGATCCATTCTGCCGGGGCCGATCTGCTCGATCTGATCAACGACATTCTCGATATGGCCAAGATCGAGTCGGGCACCATGCACGTCTCGATCGAATCCCTTGCATTTACGGCCATTCAGCTAGAGCTAACCCGCACGTTTCAGCCCATGGCCACCAGCAAGGGGCTTGGGTTTGAGGTCGTGCTCGATCAGGCGTTGCCCACGGCGCTCTCGACTGACCCCCGCCGCTTGCAGCAAATTCTCAAGAACCTGCTGGCCAACGCCATTAAGTTCACCGATCGGGGCAGCGTAACGGTGCGGATGTTTCCAGTAGGCGATCGCCAGATTGGTTTGGCCGTGAGCGATACCGGTATTGGCATTGCCCCCGAAAAACAACAGACCATCTTTGGGGCCTTTCAGCAGGCCGATGGCACCACCAGCCGCAAGTACGGGGGCACCGGCCTGGGGCTGTCGATCAGCTTGCAGCTGGCTGAGCTGCTGGGGGGCTCCATGGAGCTAGAGAGTCAGCCCGATCGCGGTAGTACCTTCACCCTATATTTGCCCCTGCACTATGCCGACGCTGTGACCGATGGCCCAGAGGCACGGGACAGCGCCCCCGAGCGCCTGCTCGAAACCGTGACGCTCGAGCAGCGCCCGGTTTTGCCGGCGCCGCCTGCGGAAACCCCAATCGCCCCGGTGGCCTCAGCTCCCCTTCCCCCCCTGCCCGACAATCTAGAGGACGATCGCGATCGCGTGCAGCCCGAGGGCGAAGAACAAGCCGCCGACCGTGTGCTACTGGTGATCGAAGACGACCCCAACTTTGCCCGTATTTTGCTGGAGATGGCGCGGGGGCAAGGGTTTAAGGTGCTAATTGCCCTTCAGGGCCAGGCGGGTCTGGCCCTGGCCCAGCGGTTTAAACCCAACGCCATTACCCTCGATCTGCACCTGCCCGATATGGCCGGTCTGGCGGTGCTAGAGCAGCTCAAACACAACCCAACCACCCGCCACATTCCGGTCCACATTTTGACGGTAGACGATCAGCAGCAGCAGGAGTTTCAGCTAGGGGCGATCGCCCACATTCAAAAACCTGTCTCGCCCGAAATCTTGACCCAAACCCTGATCGATATCAAGCAGTTTGTCGAGCGGCAGGTGCGCTACCTGCTGGTGGTCGAAGATGACTTGGTACAGGCTCAGAGCATCATTGAGCTGATCGGTGGCCCCGAAGTGACCAGCACCGCCGTCTATACCGGCGCAGCCGCCCTTGAAGCGCTGCGATCGCAGCCCTGCGACTGCATTGTGCTCGACCTCGGCCTGCCCGACATGAGCGGCTTCGATCTGATTGAGCAGATCAAGCAAGACCCCGCCCTAGTCAAGCTGCCGATCATTGTCTATACCGGCAAAGACCTGACCGAGGCCGAAGCGACCCAGCTGCGCCGGTTGGCCGAAACGATCATCATCAAAGATGTGCGATCGCCCGAGCGCCTGCTCGATGAAACCGCCTTATTTTTGCATCGGGTGCAAACCAAGCTGCCGCCCAGCCAGCAGCAGGCCTTGGAGCGATTACAGCACAGTGATTCGGTGTTGGCGGGCAAAAAAGTGCTGATCATCGATGACGACGTGCGCAACGTGTTTGCCCTCACCAGCCTGCTAGAGCAGTACGAGATTGAGGTGGTGTTTGCCGAAAATGGCCGCGACGGCATTGCCACCCTCCAGGCCCACCCCGATGTCAACCTGGTGCTGATGGATGTAATGATGCCCGAGCTAGACGGCTACGAAACTACCCGCCTGATCCGCCAGCAAGACCAGTTTCGATCGCTGCCAATTATTGCCCTGACCGCCAAGGCTATGCAGGGCGATCGCGAGAAGTGTATCGAAGCCGGGGCATCTGACTACATCACTAAACCCATCGATACAGACCAACTGCTGACGCTGCTGCGTCTGTGGCTTTACACCTAA
- a CDS encoding PhoX family phosphatase: MAKHQDFRAVLKTLFHSEDESHNPSSNDSFEQVVARARLGRRGFLKGSSSLAAATMLGTGLAFGVNAAKQSGQTAAAATNLRLSFRPVAKSIADTLTVPEGYTARVLLATGDPIKANVSPYKNDGTDHDFDGRAGDHHDAMHYFGLNRAGNGWDPNGSDRALLCINHEVCEDLGFVHPNGPTNYGADSTAARPAIEIDKEVAAHGVTVVEVVKQGGTYQVNRDSRFNHRVTAATRCQISGPARRSPLLATAFSPSGEQTRGTLNNCANGYTPWGTYLTCEENWAGYFNRREADSARTAKEVSSFKRYGIGNTTSGRYNWSRAEAARNPDLYQRWDASKTASRANQDYRNVANTFGWVVEIDPFNPNAMPQKRTAIGRFAHEGCWPAAAVAGQPLVFYSGDDARNEYTYKFVSAAKWDPRDANRGMAAGNKYLDAGTLYAAKFNDDGTGEWLPLTLANPAIANYADYNFADEADVLINARIAADAAGATKMDRPEWGGVNPVNGDVYLTLTNNVSSSSGRGVKTPLNAANPRYYAEAKGETINRGNVNGHVIRWREAGGNHAATSFTWDVYLFGAQADAAPDVNLSGLSHENDFSSPDGLWFSEAVPGLLWLQTDDGYYTDVTNCMMLAALPGAVGDGGTKMVSNKAVPINSDGDQQVKTYVGQVASPTVLSRFLVGPRDCEITGITESPDGTVIFVNIQHPGENSESATDPAQFTSHWPDGGNARPRSATVVITRNDGGKIAV; the protein is encoded by the coding sequence ATGGCAAAACATCAAGATTTTCGCGCTGTCCTCAAAACTTTGTTTCATTCTGAGGATGAGAGTCACAACCCCTCCAGCAACGACTCTTTTGAACAAGTTGTAGCCCGCGCTCGCCTAGGTCGGCGAGGCTTTTTGAAAGGCAGTTCGTCTCTGGCCGCCGCCACGATGCTGGGCACCGGGCTGGCGTTTGGGGTTAATGCCGCCAAACAGTCGGGGCAAACCGCTGCCGCTGCCACCAACCTGCGCCTCAGCTTTCGCCCTGTGGCCAAGAGCATTGCCGATACCCTGACGGTGCCGGAGGGCTACACCGCCCGGGTACTGCTGGCCACAGGCGACCCAATTAAGGCCAATGTTTCTCCCTACAAAAACGACGGTACCGACCACGACTTTGACGGGCGGGCCGGTGACCACCACGACGCCATGCACTACTTTGGCCTGAACCGGGCGGGCAACGGCTGGGACCCCAATGGCAGCGATCGCGCCCTGCTGTGCATCAACCACGAAGTCTGCGAAGACCTGGGCTTTGTACACCCCAATGGCCCCACCAACTACGGCGCTGACAGCACCGCAGCCCGCCCGGCGATCGAGATTGACAAAGAAGTGGCAGCCCACGGCGTCACCGTGGTGGAAGTGGTCAAGCAGGGGGGCACCTACCAGGTCAACCGCGACTCGCGCTTTAACCACCGCGTCACCGCCGCCACCCGCTGCCAGATCAGCGGCCCGGCCCGGCGCAGCCCCCTACTGGCTACGGCGTTTTCTCCCAGCGGCGAGCAAACGCGGGGCACCCTCAACAACTGCGCCAATGGCTATACCCCCTGGGGTACCTATCTGACCTGTGAAGAAAACTGGGCCGGCTACTTCAACCGACGCGAAGCCGATAGCGCCCGCACCGCCAAGGAAGTCTCGTCCTTTAAGCGCTACGGCATTGGCAACACCACCTCGGGTCGCTACAACTGGTCGCGGGCTGAGGCCGCCCGTAACCCCGACCTCTACCAGCGTTGGGATGCCAGCAAAACCGCCAGCCGCGCCAACCAGGACTATCGCAACGTGGCCAACACCTTTGGCTGGGTGGTCGAAATCGACCCCTTCAACCCCAATGCCATGCCCCAAAAGCGCACCGCGATCGGCCGCTTTGCCCACGAGGGGTGCTGGCCCGCTGCCGCCGTGGCCGGTCAACCGCTGGTGTTTTACTCTGGCGATGACGCCCGCAACGAGTACACCTACAAGTTTGTCTCTGCCGCCAAGTGGGACCCCCGCGATGCCAACCGGGGCATGGCCGCTGGCAACAAGTACCTGGATGCGGGCACCCTCTATGCCGCTAAGTTTAACGACGACGGTACGGGCGAATGGCTGCCGCTGACCCTGGCCAACCCCGCGATCGCCAACTACGCCGACTATAACTTTGCCGACGAAGCCGACGTGTTGATTAACGCCCGCATTGCCGCCGATGCCGCCGGGGCCACTAAGATGGATCGGCCTGAGTGGGGCGGCGTCAACCCGGTGAATGGCGATGTCTACCTCACCCTGACCAACAATGTGTCGAGCAGCAGCGGGCGCGGCGTTAAAACCCCGCTCAACGCCGCCAACCCCCGCTACTATGCCGAGGCCAAAGGCGAAACCATCAACCGGGGCAATGTCAACGGCCACGTGATTCGCTGGCGCGAGGCCGGGGGCAACCATGCCGCCACCAGCTTCACCTGGGATGTCTACCTGTTTGGTGCCCAGGCCGACGCCGCCCCCGACGTGAACCTATCGGGCCTGAGCCACGAAAACGACTTCTCTAGCCCCGATGGCCTGTGGTTTAGCGAGGCCGTGCCCGGCCTGCTGTGGCTACAAACCGACGATGGCTACTACACCGATGTGACCAACTGCATGATGCTAGCTGCTCTGCCTGGAGCCGTGGGCGATGGCGGCACCAAAATGGTGAGCAATAAGGCGGTGCCCATCAACAGCGATGGCGACCAGCAGGTGAAGACCTACGTGGGCCAGGTCGCTAGCCCCACGGTGCTCAGCCGATTCTTGGTCGGTCCCCGCGACTGCGAGATTACCGGCATTACCGAATCGCCCGACGGCACGGTGATTTTCGTCAACATTCAACACCCTGGGGAAAACAGTGAGTCGGCTACCGACCCGGCCCAGTTCACCAGCCACTGGCCCGACGGCGGCAATGCTCGCCCCCGCTCAGCCACGGTGGTGATCACCCGCAACGACGGCGGCAAAATCGCCGTTTAG
- a CDS encoding nucleoside deaminase, with amino-acid sequence MSKVSEQDLGHLRRAIALSQSAREAGNCPFGAVLADGSGQVLAEAENNQITERDCTGHAETVLLRQMEKGLSLNTLKDCTLYASTEPCPMCAGAIFWSGIGRVVYALGSDRFYSLEGESSFQLPLSCRDVLKHGKHPVDVIGPVLEDEALAAFEEFF; translated from the coding sequence ATGAGCAAGGTCAGTGAGCAAGATTTGGGCCACCTGCGGCGGGCGATCGCCCTCTCCCAGAGCGCCCGTGAGGCGGGCAACTGCCCCTTTGGCGCGGTGCTGGCCGATGGCTCCGGGCAGGTCTTAGCCGAAGCCGAAAATAACCAGATCACCGAGCGCGATTGCACGGGTCATGCCGAAACCGTGCTGCTGCGCCAAATGGAAAAAGGTCTGAGCCTCAACACCCTCAAAGATTGCACCCTCTACGCCAGCACCGAACCCTGCCCCATGTGCGCCGGGGCGATCTTTTGGAGCGGCATCGGGCGTGTGGTCTATGCTCTGGGCAGCGATCGCTTCTACAGCCTTGAGGGCGAATCATCTTTTCAGCTGCCCCTAAGCTGTCGCGACGTGCTCAAGCACGGCAAACACCCGGTCGACGTCATTGGCCCTGTGCTCGAAGACGAAGCGCTGGCGGCCTTTGAAGAATTTTTCTGA
- a CDS encoding PAS domain-containing protein, with amino-acid sequence MSTPWTVLVIADTQEQANPYSHQLQQDGTVAYNILLEPYNSAASFLPQTLSVDGILLGLSWSQSDSLALLRQLKAQMGDRCPPIVIVDSGNTKTAVQAIKHGAADYLVRDQTTPDDLRLAMRSAIENAELRQALHRSQAQFQTSVENMLDCFGIFSALRDGAGQIVDFRIDYLNGAACDSNQMPRSMQIGRGLCEVLPGHRESGLFEEYCRVVETGEPLVKDSLIYDDAYGDRRLIRAFDLRATRLNDGFVASWRDVTERCQIEHDLQRALSALQASQQQSRDLAEAMPQIVWTADAAGAVNYWNQRWYDYTGLGEAESFGLAGVQAVQADQRQRTLDAWSQAIASGETFEIEHQIRGREGEYRWFINRAVPTQNSQGQITGWIGTITDIDGQKQTEIALQQQQNRLNLAMKAAKMGSWDWNIQAGQVHWSTNLEHLFGMAAGSFDGRLETVKAMIHPEDLPKVEQAIDRAVYGRDDYNIEFRFIKPDGTVCWVLSMGRVFYDASDTPLMMAGIDRDISARKAVEAALRLSEERYRTLFESMHEGFCVVEMLFDQHDVPIDYRFLEVNAVFEQQTGLVNAVGQTARQLLPDLEPHWFEIYGRVALTGEPARFENGSVVMRRWFEVSAFRIGPPEGRTVAILFKEVSERKQAELSLQESEARFRTLADNIAPLAWMANELGWIFWYNQRWFDYTGTTLEAMQGDGWRAVHHPDHVDRVVEKINRCFQTGEIWEDSFPLRGRDGDYRWFLSRAIPVRDEQGNVFRWLGTNTDITDRQLAENALRQSEERYRYLVETIPQLVWTASSDGTLLDVNERWVAFTGLTLEQARAAGWEQIVHPDDLTEMGQRWSAAVSLGTPYQAEGRIRRADGTYHWHLHQAIPQQNEQGQITKWFGTATDIEVQKQLEHDRDRLLQQEQGARHAAERANRIKDEFLAILSHELRSPLNPILGWAKLLQMHKLDEAKTAAGLATIERNAKLQAQLIDDLLDVAKILRGKLSLTMAAVDLAAVVEAAIDTVRPMVAAKAIGLNAVLPNIGQVSGDAARLQQVVWNLLSNAIKFSPTNGQVEIRLTEVDGSAEITVRDWGKGINPDFLPYMFESFRQEDGSTTRTYGGLGLGLAIVRELVEAHRGLVTAESPGEQLGATFTVRLPLIQGVPTALSVDELPAPALDLTGTRVLAVDDDPDSRELLTTILTQYGAEVLTVTSAAAVLENLSSFQPDVLVSDIGMPNVDGYSLLRQIRALPPAQGGQTPAVALTAYAREDDRRRAIASGFQHHVTKPLEPKRLVQAVITLTRQRPTLAPGPE; translated from the coding sequence ATGTCAACTCCTTGGACGGTTCTAGTCATTGCTGACACGCAGGAGCAGGCCAACCCCTACAGCCATCAGTTACAGCAAGATGGGACTGTGGCCTACAACATTTTGCTGGAGCCGTACAACAGTGCAGCGTCATTTTTGCCCCAAACCCTCTCGGTCGATGGCATTTTGCTGGGGCTGAGTTGGTCTCAGTCTGACAGCCTGGCGTTGCTGCGGCAGTTAAAAGCGCAAATGGGCGATCGCTGCCCGCCCATCGTCATTGTTGACAGCGGCAATACCAAGACTGCTGTGCAGGCCATTAAACATGGTGCTGCCGACTATCTGGTGAGAGACCAGACTACCCCCGACGACTTGCGCTTGGCGATGCGAAGCGCCATCGAAAATGCTGAATTACGGCAGGCCTTGCACCGCAGCCAAGCGCAGTTTCAAACCTCCGTCGAGAACATGCTGGACTGTTTCGGCATTTTTTCAGCGCTGCGCGATGGAGCGGGCCAGATTGTTGACTTTCGGATCGATTATTTAAACGGGGCGGCTTGCGACAGCAACCAAATGCCCAGGTCTATGCAGATTGGGCGGGGGCTGTGTGAAGTGCTGCCCGGCCACCGAGAGTCTGGGCTGTTTGAAGAATATTGTCGGGTTGTGGAGACGGGCGAGCCGCTGGTCAAAGACTCGCTGATTTATGACGATGCCTATGGCGATCGCCGCTTAATTCGGGCTTTCGATCTGCGGGCCACTCGGCTAAACGATGGCTTTGTGGCCTCTTGGCGCGATGTCACCGAGCGCTGCCAGATTGAGCACGACTTGCAGCGTGCCCTCTCTGCCCTGCAAGCCAGTCAGCAGCAGAGTCGTGATCTGGCAGAGGCGATGCCGCAGATTGTCTGGACAGCGGATGCAGCGGGGGCGGTCAACTACTGGAACCAGCGCTGGTACGACTACACCGGGCTGGGGGAAGCCGAGTCCTTTGGTTTGGCGGGGGTGCAGGCCGTGCAGGCCGATCAGCGGCAGCGCACCCTCGATGCCTGGAGTCAGGCGATCGCCAGCGGTGAAACGTTTGAAATTGAGCACCAAATTCGGGGGCGGGAGGGCGAGTATCGCTGGTTTATCAACCGCGCCGTACCCACCCAAAATAGCCAAGGCCAGATCACGGGTTGGATTGGCACCATTACCGATATTGACGGCCAAAAGCAGACTGAAATTGCGCTGCAACAGCAGCAAAACCGATTGAACCTGGCGATGAAAGCCGCCAAAATGGGGAGCTGGGACTGGAATATTCAGGCGGGACAGGTTCACTGGTCCACCAACCTGGAGCACCTGTTTGGCATGGCAGCCGGTAGCTTCGATGGTCGGCTTGAAACCGTCAAGGCTATGATTCATCCTGAAGATTTGCCTAAGGTTGAGCAGGCGATCGATCGCGCTGTTTACGGGCGAGATGACTACAACATTGAGTTTCGCTTTATCAAGCCCGACGGCACCGTGTGTTGGGTGCTCAGCATGGGGAGAGTGTTTTATGACGCCAGCGACACCCCGCTGATGATGGCAGGGATCGATCGCGATATTTCAGCGCGCAAAGCTGTAGAAGCTGCCCTTCGCCTGTCTGAGGAGCGCTATCGCACGCTGTTTGAGTCGATGCATGAAGGCTTTTGCGTAGTCGAAATGCTGTTTGACCAGCACGATGTTCCCATTGACTACCGCTTTTTAGAAGTCAATGCTGTCTTTGAGCAGCAGACCGGGCTAGTTAACGCGGTCGGTCAAACCGCTCGCCAGCTGCTGCCCGACCTAGAGCCCCACTGGTTTGAGATTTATGGCAGAGTTGCCCTGACTGGCGAACCGGCCCGGTTTGAGAACGGGTCTGTCGTGATGCGACGGTGGTTTGAGGTTTCTGCTTTTCGGATTGGCCCCCCAGAAGGGCGAACCGTCGCCATTTTGTTCAAAGAAGTCAGCGAACGTAAGCAGGCTGAGCTCAGTCTGCAAGAGAGTGAAGCCCGATTTCGCACCCTGGCCGACAACATTGCCCCCCTGGCCTGGATGGCCAATGAACTGGGCTGGATTTTTTGGTACAACCAGCGCTGGTTTGACTACACGGGCACCACCCTAGAGGCGATGCAGGGCGATGGCTGGCGGGCGGTGCATCACCCCGACCATGTCGATCGCGTGGTTGAGAAAATCAATCGGTGCTTTCAAACCGGCGAAATTTGGGAGGATAGTTTTCCGCTCCGGGGACGGGATGGGGACTATCGCTGGTTCCTCTCCCGCGCCATTCCGGTGCGCGATGAGCAGGGCAACGTGTTTCGCTGGTTGGGCACCAACACCGACATTACCGATCGCCAGCTGGCCGAGAACGCCCTGCGCCAGAGTGAAGAACGCTATCGATACCTGGTAGAAACTATTCCGCAGCTGGTGTGGACGGCCAGTAGCGACGGCACGTTGCTGGATGTGAATGAACGCTGGGTGGCCTTTACGGGGTTGACGCTCGAACAGGCTCGCGCCGCTGGTTGGGAGCAGATTGTGCACCCCGATGATTTGACTGAAATGGGGCAACGATGGAGTGCTGCGGTCAGTCTTGGTACTCCCTATCAAGCCGAAGGGCGAATACGACGGGCCGATGGCACCTATCATTGGCACCTGCACCAGGCTATTCCCCAGCAGAATGAGCAAGGGCAAATTACTAAATGGTTTGGCACCGCCACCGATATCGAAGTTCAGAAGCAGCTAGAGCACGATCGCGATCGCTTGCTTCAGCAAGAGCAAGGGGCACGGCACGCTGCTGAGCGCGCCAACCGCATCAAAGACGAATTTCTAGCTATCCTTTCCCACGAACTGCGATCGCCCCTCAACCCAATTTTGGGGTGGGCCAAGCTATTGCAGATGCACAAGCTGGATGAGGCCAAAACGGCAGCCGGTCTGGCCACCATCGAACGCAACGCCAAACTCCAGGCGCAGTTGATTGACGATCTGCTCGATGTCGCCAAGATTTTGCGCGGCAAACTCAGCCTGACGATGGCGGCGGTTGATCTAGCGGCTGTGGTGGAAGCGGCGATCGACACCGTTAGACCGATGGTTGCCGCTAAAGCGATCGGGCTGAATGCGGTACTTCCCAATATAGGTCAGGTTTCTGGAGATGCCGCCCGCCTCCAGCAAGTGGTGTGGAATCTGTTGTCCAACGCGATTAAGTTTTCGCCCACCAACGGGCAGGTCGAGATTCGGCTGACCGAGGTAGATGGCTCTGCCGAAATCACGGTGCGCGATTGGGGCAAGGGCATTAACCCCGACTTTCTGCCCTACATGTTTGAATCCTTCCGCCAGGAGGATGGATCGACCACGCGCACCTATGGGGGCCTGGGCTTGGGTCTGGCCATTGTGCGTGAGTTGGTCGAAGCCCACCGGGGCCTTGTCACCGCAGAAAGCCCTGGAGAACAATTGGGGGCCACCTTTACGGTGCGGTTGCCGTTAATTCAGGGGGTACCCACAGCGCTATCAGTCGATGAGTTGCCCGCCCCGGCTCTAGATCTCACCGGAACTCGCGTGCTGGCCGTAGACGATGACCCCGACAGCCGGGAGCTGTTGACCACGATTTTGACCCAGTATGGGGCTGAGGTGCTGACGGTGACCTCGGCGGCGGCTGTGCTAGAAAACCTGTCCTCTTTTCAGCCGGATGTATTGGTCAGCGACATCGGCATGCCCAACGTCGATGGCTACAGCCTGCTGCGCCAGATTCGAGCCTTGCCGCCTGCCCAGGGCGGGCAGACCCCTGCGGTGGCGCTAACCGCCTACGCCCGCGAGGATGATCGGCGGCGGGCGATCGCCAGTGGTTTTCAGCACCATGTCACCAAGCCGCTAGAACCCAAGCGATTGGTGCAGGCGGTGATTACGCTGACCCGCCAGCGCCCCACCCTGGCCCCAGGGCCTGAGTGA